taaattattaaatgactttattaaatcaattttcaATAATATGGTCATACGTTTTTCTTGTCATTTgtttaagaataataatcaaaacgtctgctttacaaaaacaagtTCCACAAGTACagcttttttatattatatatattttaaataacatcGTTATATTCAATCTAACCTTTTTTATTACGTgttgaatttgaaaagctcttcaTATTAATCGTGCATCTTACGCAGATTGCGCTCGTATAATGGAGAATACATGAATGCGTCAGACTTTACGTATCACCTCTGATTAAAAAGGTGCGATCTAATCTTGTTTACATGAAGTAAACCTGCTCCCGAGCATCTTACGGACCGGTTGCTATGACAGCAACTTGAGGATGAGCTTCGAAGAACCAAATAATCCAAGATCAAGCCAAATCACCATTAAAATCCAGCTAACGGAGTAATCCACGTACGAAGAACGGAACCATGGCCGCGATTTGTATTAAAAATCAATCTTAAAGAGGAGTCGATTCTCCTTAATGGAATCGATTCCCCTTATGGAATCGATTCCAACCTTTGGAATCGACTCTCGATTCTCAATGCCTCGGAATCGAAGAATCGATTCTTTTTGGAATCGATTCCCAGCCCTACTTAAACAGACAGAACTTTACACCCAGGCAAACACTGCTTGGGTAACGCAGGAAAGCGCGTTCCTATAGTCTAGTAAAGTAGTGtagttaccaatattattagtgtaatgcgttactttacttcgttacccaaaaaagtaatgtagttactgtaatccgttactttgtaactcgttacccccaacactgtttagCACAAACATGATTCAGGAACTCTGCCTTGCTAGTAAAGTTTTGTGAGAAACATACTTAACAGCTGTTAGTGGGCTATAACGCGTATTATAATAATTTTCACTAATGAAGTGTAAAGTGGGAAGAATCTGCCATGGTTTTTTGTCAGTGTGCTGTTACTTTCCATTACTGAATTTCATAATATGAAAAGGCCTGCGGTTCATCTGAGCGGAACCCTCTCTATGGCAAAGTTTCACCACGGGGACTGATTTGTGAGTAACGCCTTCCGCTCGTGTGTTAGCTAAGCTTCTTTCTTACAACGTTTAAGATAACAATATCGCCCATTACATCATCAGAACAAGATCGCGTATTGCTAAAGGAGACGTTTGGTTTTATTACatctttgtgtttattaaaggtAAGTgcgttaatgtttttttttttaagaataacAGAATAAGTTGAGCGGGAAGAAACCTTCCGTGCGTTATGTTTAGCTAACTAAATTAGCTTACCTAGCTGTAGTAGTCTGATGTACGAGTTACTAAATCGCCAAACAAAATATTATTGTTTCTTTTTACATTAAGTCAAGTATATAGTCATTCCCAATCCCACTTCTAAAATTATGTTTCTAAATTGGCTTTCTGGTGCAGTAAACACAGCATACATTTATGAACGTAAGTTACTACAAACGAACGACGCTTCTAGGCAAACATTACACTGAGGGCTGCACAGTTAAATCAAAAAACTAATCAGGATTATAATTAGGGATGAAACAGTTACGTAATCGTCAAAAGCCTAAATTGCAGCTGTCCTTTTGTGCGTTTGGGCACCAAATACTGTCAGTGGTAACGTTAAATctgacatttaaataaacacgTGACGTGTCCTTTACATAATTCCCTTAATTATTatgaaacatatttttaaaatttcaGTGTTAAGTTTATTAATTTGCAAGAATAACCGCAATTACAATACCAaggtaaataaaaaacacttatGATTTTGGTCATAATTATGCAGTCCTAAACAAGCTTGTTCTTTTTGCTTTAGCCTTCCTCTCAGCACATAAAACAAAGCATTTAAGTTTTCAGTATGTCTTGTATAATGTAAGAAACATAAAAACCCTGCGGTTTGGATGTAACCTCATGTCCTAATGTTTTACGATGGCTTTTAAAATCAGTTTGACAAGATTGATTGTTTCTGACACTGATTCTATGAAACTTGATTTCTTATTACACAGTTCTCTCATTCATAACCATAAAATTGGGGTCAGAAGAGTTAATTTGTTTTCTCTCTGAAACAGATTTTGTAACTGAAGATGACAGACCGTTATAACATCCACAGCCAGCTGGAGCATCTCCAGTCCAAGTACATTGGCACGGGCCACGCTGACACCAGCAAATGGGAGTGGCTGGTTAACCAGCACAGAGACTCGTACTGCTCATACATGGGCCATTTTGACCTTCTTAATTACTTTGCCGTCGCTGAGAACGAGAGCAAGGCTCGTGTTCGATTCAACTTGATGGAGAAGATGCTGCAGCCATGTGGACCACCAGCTGACAAACCTGAAGATGCTTAACATTTGACTTTGTTGACtgtgtttataatgttttataacgctGTACTGTAGATCAGTTCTTTCAGTGGTGAAAGATTGATTTATAATTTCCTTCACTTTCAATTGGCAGTCTGTTGGCCCAGTCTATGGAATAACATTTGAACATTTGCTTATGATTTGTTGGCcgttattttaatatttttcaagctataatttttgttttggttGAAAATTAAAGTCAGTTATTGAGTGAGTACATAAAAAGTGTTGGAAATTGTCTCCTTGATGATTTTGATTTATAATATGAGCTGTCAGGTTTGATTTCTTTCAggtttttttgtcttttgaaTTTTAACCCATGTGAAAAAGTATAACATcaactgcaattttatgttttaaacggatggtgatagagaggcaaaagttacaaatggcagatttaaagggacactccacttttttgaaaatatactaattttccagctccactggagttaaacttttgatttatacagatttggaatcaattcagctgatctccgggtaccacttttagcatagcttagaataatccattgaatctgattagaccattagcattgcactcaaaaaatgaccaaagagtttaacattttaaacttgactcttctgtagttacatcatgtactaagaccaacgaaAAAAGTTGCGATTTCTAGGCGGATGTGGctgggaactatactctcattctggcataataatcaaggacctggctgctgtaacatggctgcagcaggcgcaatgatattatgcagtgcctgaaaatagtcccctggtgttgaaagttaccaaggggactatttttggctgcttCGTATctttgcgcctgctgcagccatgttacggcagcaaagtccttgattattacgccagaatgagagtatagttcctacccatatctgcctagaaaatcacaacatgtgtcatcttcgtgctatgtcacagaaagcaccaatcaaaactacacatggccagcaatcagcaagtgaagtggttcaacaaaccaaaataatccatcatttatcggcctaattttgctatcagaccgataaccgattatattaaaaaataagcagttatcggccgataacgatatgtctgccgatatatcgtgcatccctactatATAGTAGTATCAAATACAGCCTTTTGGGGGAGGTGTATTATAATAGGTATTCATACTTCTCTTCCCAGTCTACCTTAAACCCACAGTTGTATATTGTCTTTTTAAAGCCCCCCCACAAAATAAGTATGAAAAGCTGTGAAAAGTTAATAGCTCTTTCAATAGTAAATAAAATGAGTGCAtgagatacactgtaaaaaaatccttgttgcactcaaattttttaagtttaaccagCTTGAATTAACAATTCATTTTAACTAGTGAGAAGCTGCTATAACTTATTTCAaccttattttttaatattttatagcaacccctcactagtcaagaaagttgaatttaattgtaatttcaaatcttcaaacaaggaatttttacagtgtacgagAGGATGTTTTTCTGAATTAGAAATAGAGGAAAATCCACATTGCTATGACTTCACTGATAAGCAATTTGTAATATTGTGAGTGTACTGTGTCAGCATAGCAGAGTAAATCCTCACCAGCTGTCCTCACAGTTTGAATAATTCTCACAACAGAGTCATTTCTGCATTGTCAGGAACAACACACGGGCAAAGcagaaaaacaacttttttcataTCATTTATTCTTTTATGATGAATAATGTTGTGTTGTTaagaagttttaaaatgtttcagtCTAAAAAAAGTACTTAGAATTTTGTTTACAAACTCTGCAGTTCAGCAGATGTTCAGTTTTTTCCAGGCTTGTATAAACCAGGTCGGGGTGACAGTAAAAAACAACCATCTTAACTTCTGTCCGGCGGAACCCATTAAACAACTTGAGCTCATGTATCGATTCCTATGTGAAATAACCACCTGGGCTAACCACACAAAACAGCTATTGACAAAAACTGTAATGAAACCATTTTTAATGTCCTTCAGGGGCTGACGCTGACCTTGAAGCCATATATAGTTAACCATAAAGCTGTCACCTGCATCCCAGTCATAAAGTCACATACAACTGTAGATTTAACCAAAAAGACACTCTAGTGTTTAAATAAGAACACACACgctcatataaaaaatatttgctcTTAATATATTCAGTATACAATTACAAGTCTTTCAAATAGGTTTGGGGTGAGGGAGTTAAAACAAAGCACCAAAACAAATATGTTGGTACAATTATTTCAAGTCCATTTGTTGTGTGTGACTAAGGAAACAATTCAAGATCACACCAGCTGTGTTTTTGTTCACTTACGCACACAGACATTTTTGAATAACATCCAGCATGCACTATAATAACAGGATTGTTTACAATAATTGCATGTTATTATAATCACTTTACCTTGATTTTGATATTTAAACAAGAAGGGCATTGTAGGAAAATGTCTATTTAGAAATCTAAGTATGATTTTACGCGTATGACAATAGAGCTTCATTATACAGTTGCTAAGATATTTGTTTTACACGTACATTTATACAGTCTTTTGGCATAGGGactaatatttaataaaaacatccataattttttttactacagcatgaaataaatgtttgtgcACATCTGCAAATCGATTAATATAAAATCTAATGTGAtcttaaacatttaaagttATAATTGATTCTATCTTACAGCTTTTGTATAGAGCACTATTGACATTATTCTCTCTAACTAACATTTATGATTTAAAACTACATAACTACAATAAAAATCAAAGGCCAAACACCAGAATAACACCATCTTCCATAAGAAATCCTCTCTTCTTTTTTTCTAGATTTTTCATCACTTTTACAGTCGACTGCACAGTGAAATGAAACCAGCTGGATGTTCTCGCGTTATGTCCACCGGCCAAACCTTTTAAAACAAGTGcattcagtgtttgttttataaaatgtgaatCTGAGATAATATAGATATAATTattgtattaataataataataatgattggAGAGGCTTTTGGCATTTTATAATATCTTCAAAACAAATCAACATcaagacggtttcatcggacgcacgtgatacacgtctggatccgaaccttacttccggtttcgttttttaatggtctgactagttgctaaactgatctcttgaacgaatgcctcgtcgaaaataacaaatgttttggttttttgcttgttatataaataaactacgtttaaagaactttgttatttattcttagcggagtttaccggaagttacgtgcggaccgcgacagccgcttgtttatgttgttactgctgtaACGGTCAATAGTAGCTTCTAATTGTTCATATATGTCTACTTTAATGTCACATTCAATACGTGGTCTCACATACAAAAGGACACACATTTCAAACATACCTTactctgttataaaataattgaatttttCAAGTCAAAATTTTAGCTCCGTTGTACGATTTCTGGActttgtttaaaaatctgaTGACTCGTAAAGGTAAAGTTTCAATGTTTACTTTCACATTTAGTAATGTACAACAGGAGCGTGTAAATGCATATGTATATTAATCAATAAAATACCTCCTTATGTTTGCAAAtagattaaatatatatattttaaaatctaaaatTGCCCAGAAGGGATTCTGTTGACTTCTCCAAGTTACCAGATCTACTTACATTTAGCCTATATAAAATATACCTAAAAAGGTAAATTCAGGTTAAAAGTGTAGTTCtgtgaaaaagaaaacaaaccaTTGTGCAATATACTATATGTATTCACATATATCATATACAGTCTGTACAACTGTTctgatattattttaaaaactcgcccccctcaaaaaaaaaaaaactatttaacaacaaaaaaattatctttGACAAAGCACATATTCCATAGAGCACCAAAATGTGACATTCAAATGTGGACTAAAATCCCATCTTTTCACATGAGGAGAAGCCCTTTCagatttttaaagttaaaacgATTTGGTTGCCATCTTCTGCACCATCATCTTCTGACTCTGCACcactttgttttaataaaacaggcCAATTTATGTACAAGCAGTCCTAAAAACCAAATCAATGACATTAACTGGACCTCCGGGAAAACCGTGATAACATTTAGAGGAAACATTACACAGAAAAGGTAAATAAACGTGGACTATGTCGAACATTTGATTATAGTTTTTCCTAAACAGCAGGTACAAATACAATGTTTATCAAGTATTCAGACGTTGGGAAAACAAAAACACTGTCAAGGCACAACATAAATCCGATTACATAACATCTATTATATTGAGGATATTAATCGGGATACAGATGAATATTGGCAGTAATAAACATGGACTCTGCTATCCATTTAATGTacaggtatatatatatatatcttataAACGGTTTTCACATGCACAGATATTTATTGATATTACTGGACTCTGCATTGAATACTGTAGGAGAAAATGtagaatatacaaaaaaaaaaaatgtggcaACAATGCAAGAATGAGTCACTGCATGTTTTGCACTGTTGCACTTACCAAGGATTTTTTAAATTAGGAGTGCAAGTTTTGTCCTTAGtgtgtgcaaaaaataaaagatatgaagaaaaaaaatggtcaGAACCCTTGGATTGTTTAATCTATTGTGAAGGtctttctcgctctctctctctcactgttTTCAGCTTGCAGTGGCATTCCTGGTCCATCTTTAGTAATGCTACAGTATAGCCCCCCAGTGGCTGAAAGCAATAACCAAAGACAAGACGGCCAGCAGGGAGCGCAGCCCGTGCCAGAGAATAGCCGTCAGCCGCAGAGAGCCAGTCTGTTAGTCTCCCAGCAGGAAACATTGGTGAGGAAACAGGAAGAGAGAGCTGTGAGTTAGCAGCCTTCCAGCACCCCTGCCGGCAGGCACCGCCTCAGGGCCGATGAAATCTGCCAAGAAAAAAGGCACCAGACGCTATTTTAGCACCAGTAGAACAAGAACAGATCTGAGCAATGTTTATGGGAAACGAGACATCTATCTGTGAAAAGAGCAAATGTAACGACCTTTTTATTATTAGCAAGTCTATCAACAGAGGGCTTGTTAAATGAAGATTCCTGCCAAGTACATACTGAtagataaaaaaatgcaattatcccATCCATTTTCACCAGTTTTTCAGTGTAGATTTGCAGACTGGCTGGCAAAATGATGGGCAGGATTAAATGCAGATCCTATTTTACTGCTGATAATTATAACATCCAAATTTTGAGGCACTCTTGTTGTCCTTTCTTACTTTGATCCAAAACTTACCTAGTAAACTGTTTGCTTTCCTCATGGACTTCCATCTCTTTGCTTTTAAATTCATTAAGTTCTTTACGTATAGCAGCCTGAAAAACAAGGAAACACTTTTAAGATTGCATTTAAGATAATACTCAATTCTGTGACTTCGAAGCAAAgcaaaaagttttttaacaatgtaatattttttatattttataatgatTTATCTACTATAATACTGACATGCaggtttttacatttattaaaaggCTTCACAACCAGTAGGTGGCATCTGTGATCACATATCAGAACTTGGCATATTAACAATTCTCTTTTTCAAATTATGCAACAGGAAAAATGCAACaggcaaaggttgtgggttcgattaCGCAAGAACAActtcttcctttatttctttaCGCCATTCAAGCATCTACGGCTACATTCATGATAAGAaccagttaatccatacacaagttattcagacaagttgatccatacacaggttaggggagggacaatttggcatctccaatttgcctaatttgcaaagtttttggcctgtgggaggaaaccgcgGTGTTCCCGGAGTAAACCACGCCGACACGATTACGCGAGAACAAACATACTGATGAAAATGTACTTTGAATGAAAGTGTATTATTCTTTGAGGTGCAGTTtccaggacagggtttagattcatacaggactaggcctttgtTATATCAGGCTATTAGTAAATGCAGGTTGTTTTGCAAATGCAATTTTTCCTGTTGCTAGGTCACACGATGAACAAGCGTCAGACTCCTCTATAGGGCTGCATGCACAATTTAATAGCAAGAAAAAGAAACGACTTACTTTATCTGCAGGGGTTAACCTGGTCCAGGGCTTGTCAGCTCGTCGATCATAATCTTTTGCATCTGTGACCTCCACATATTCATTGAACCGCAATATCCTACGTGCCACCAGCTCTGCGACTGTGGGCCGGACGCTTAACTGTACACAAAGGGCAATACATTTAGACACAGTATAACGTGTGTACATTCACCTTCAAAACACGTTTAAATATTCATGCTCAGAGGTCATGAACAAAGCAGTTTAGCTGACACACAATATTCTCAATTATTGTAAATTTAGCCAAAACAGCTCAATATTAAGAAAATCATGATTGATCCATTTTATAGATCTGgtttattttcctatttaaatccTCCATCCTGATTCTCTGAATAACATGGGaaattttaatgcattataAATCAGAAGACCTACATTAGTTTTTACATTCTGGACAACAGATACATTTAACTAGAATTAAACAAAAAGctttgttgctgttttttaattttactggGATGAACAacccaaaatataaaaacataaattcatGTACAAATGCACCCTCAGAATTAATAAACAGGTTTCAAGTGAACAGGCTCCTAATATTTCATGTTCAAGTTTCACCAGCAGAGGGTGCAACATCCCATAATCCATTGCCTTCAACTTGATGATGTCACAGTGATTGATTCATAACTCATTCATAACTCATTTATTCAGTATGCTGAAGTTAAGTCAGGTTATGAGTTGTATAAAGTCAGATTCATttcaattagggctgtcaaaagatgaaTTGCGAATGAAAAGATTACGGCTGTCAAAAGatgaataaattattttacatacatacattaatatttgtatttaagaaacatttacatgtatatttatatatattttgatatattttatattataaatataaattaaaaaaatacctaaataacatttttcttaaattcaaacatgtgtatttatatatacataaaatatacacagagtacacacatgcatatataatattatattatgcaaacacaaacttttattatgtatgtgaataatcgcgattaatctttttacAGCCCTACTTTTAATGCATGTTCATATCATTTCAAAGACTGACAGATGTGCTACAAACAAATCTTGATAATCCAGCAGCCTGCAGAAGTTTGTACCTTTCGGGAAAGTCTCCTTTTGATCTCCTGCTTGGCCTCATGTTCTTCTTCCAGATTTTTCTCTAAAGTGACACAcgaaaaatgtattaaatttatGTTTGTCCTATTGAATGGCCATAgttgctttaaagtttttttatttgaaggGGGGGTGCTTTAAATCTGTCTATTACGTGTAGCTTTAAAACCATCAAAATGTACAAGTAATTgctgaaaaaaatccttatttatatgtatttaaaatgtgCAGTCACTTTCTTCAAGAAAGAATGGACTGTAAGCAATGATGACTCATTATGCACTATATAAATAGTTGTGTACCTGCCACTAGCAagggaaaaaaaatcatgattCACACCATGACTTTTAGCTTTTAATCCTTCAATTATAGGGTTCCAGCCAAACTGGTTACTAAGGTCTTTAAATTTAAAGCTAAATTAAGGATAAAATAAATGACACATTCATACATTAAAATTCTACATTT
This Misgurnus anguillicaudatus chromosome 11, ASM2758022v2, whole genome shotgun sequence DNA region includes the following protein-coding sequences:
- the sf3b5 gene encoding splicing factor 3B subunit 5, coding for MTDRYNIHSQLEHLQSKYIGTGHADTSKWEWLVNQHRDSYCSYMGHFDLLNYFAVAENESKARVRFNLMEKMLQPCGPPADKPEDA